In Drosophila bipectinata strain 14024-0381.07 chromosome 2R, DbipHiC1v2, whole genome shotgun sequence, one genomic interval encodes:
- the Alg3 gene encoding lethal(2)neighbour of tid protein, with protein MAPPRATSHRPAVRRRKSVNFFQSLLDKYLNIRFFKYLFLEPAAVPLVGVFILLAESVINLIVIRHVPYTEIDWVAYMQECEGFLNGTTNYALLRGDTGPLVYPAAFVYIYSALYFVTSQGANVRLAQYIFAGIYLLQLALVLRLYAKSRKVPPYVLVLSAFTSYRIHSIYVLRLFNDPVAVLLLYASLNLFLDRRWSLGSAFFSLAVGVKMNILLYAPALFLFYLANLGVLKTFVQLLICGVIQLLLGAPFLLTHPVEYLRGSFDLGRIFEHKWTVNYRFLTREFFENRSFHLSLLGLHLLLLLVFAKPTWTFFQSYVRLRRVEDQLQPQIAQKNREVKTQKKGKKPEKETEQENFSNEQKSFLKAFEKSLQKAAGSKATPTPPTRSEPERYGIHFDRCTQLALLPFFLSNLIGVACARSLHYQFYVWYFHSLPYLAWSTPYSLGVKCLILGLIEYCWNTYPSTYFSSGALHFSHLLLLAGVAKQLFQTMRLNNAVKEQQKKVQ; from the exons ATGGCACCTCCAAGGGCCACCAGCCACCGTCCGGCGGTTCGGCGACGAAAATCCGTCAACTTTTTCCAGTCCCTGCTGGATAAATATCTAAACATAAGGTTCTTTAAGTACCTGTTTCTGGAACCGGCCGCTGTGCCCTTAGTTggcgtttttattttgttggccGAGTCCGTCATAAACCTAATAGTTATCCGGCATGTTCCATATACAGAAATTGACTGGGTGGCCTATATGCAGGAGTGTGAGGGATTCCTAAACGGCACCACCAACTACGCCTTGCTCCGTG GTGACACTGGCCCACTGGTTTATCCCGCAGCCTTCGTGTACATCTACTCTGCTCTCTACTTCGTGACCTCCCAAGGAGCTAACGTACGGCTAGCACAGTACATCTTCGCCGGAATTTACCTTCTCCAGCTGGCCTTGGTGCTGCGGCTTTATGCCAAAAGCAGGAAGGTTCCGCCCTATGTGCTGGTGCTGAGTGCCTTCACCTCGTACCGCATCCACTCTATCTATGTCCTGCGGTTGTTTAACGATCCAGTGGCTGTTCTGCTGCTCTACGCCTCCCTTAATCTCTTCCTGGATCGACGATGGTCGCTTGGCAGCGCCTTTTTCAGCCTGGCAGTCGGAGTGAAGATGAATATCCTGCTCTATGCGCCGGCGCTTTTCCTCTTTTACTTAGCCAACCTGGGAGTGTTGAAAACATTTGTCCAGCTGCTCATCTGTGGTGTGATTCAACTGCTGCTAGGGGCTCCTTTCCTGCTTACCCATCCGGTGGAGTATCTTCGTGGAAGCTTCGATTTGGGACGAATCTTCGAGCACAAGTGGACCGTCAACTACAGGTTTTTAACGAGGGAGTTCTTTGAGAACAGGTCCTTCCATTTGTCGCTTTTGGGATTACATCTATTGCTGCTTCTGGTGTTTGCCAAGCCCACCTGGACATTCTTCCAAAGTTATGTGCGCCTGCGACGCGTAGAGGACCAACTGCAGCCCCAAATAGCCCAGAAGAATCGCGAGGTAAAGACCCAGAAGAAGGGCAAGAAGCCGGAGAAGGAAACGGAACAGGAAAACTTCAGCAATGAGCAAAAATCCTTCCTGAAAGCTTTTGAAAAGAGCCTGCAAAAAGCTGCCGGATCAAAGGCGACGCCTACCCCTCCAACGCGATCTGAACCTGAACGTTACGGCATCCACTTCGATCGCTGTACACAACTGGCTCTGCTTCCGTTTTTCCTGAGCAATCTGATAGGCGTAGCCTGTGCCCGATCTCTGCACTACCAGTTCTACGTGTGGTACTTCCACTCCCTGCCTTACTTGGCCTGGTCCACGCCATACTCCCTGGGGGTGAAGTGCCTCATCCTGGGTCTCATCGAGTACTGTTGGAACACCTATCCCAGTACGTACTTCTCCAGTGGTGCCTTGCATTTCTCCCACCTTCTGTTGCTAGCTGGCGTGGCCAAGCAACTCTTCCAAACCATGCGACTGAATAATGCAGTAAAGGAGCAGCAGAAGAAGGTCCAATAG
- the LOC108133121 gene encoding protein tumorous imaginal discs, mitochondrial isoform X1: MISCKNLFVFRQLPALRRCQANYLRSTLVATVCSSTSACFTHQSWKSPGSTGSLRPTSTRNFHTTRSLLAKDYYQTLGVPKNANGKDIKKAYYQLAKKYHPDTNKEDPDAGRKFQEVSEAYEVLSDDQKRREYDTYGQTAENMGRQGGGFPGGGFPGGGPDGFSQSWQFRSSIDPEELFRKIFGEGNFRTNSFDDFADSKFGFGQAQEMVMDLSFAQAARGVNKDVNVNVVDQCPKCAGTKCEPGTKPGRCQYCNGTGFETVSTGPFVMRSTCRYCQGTRQHIKYPCSECEGKGRTVQRRKVTVPVPAGIENGQTVRMQVGSKELFVTFRVEKSDYFRRDGADVHTDVAISLAQAVLGGTVRVQGVYEDQWINVDPGTSSHHKIMLRGKGLKRVNAHGHGDHYVHIKITVPDSRKLDKERKALMEAYAELEEDTPGQIHGIARRTDGSKKATAGASEAASTAAGAAAGGADTRAEGATHTEGKAQQQQSEQEKVKAKEGVSESGSGQGDSGGFLSKIKSMFN; this comes from the exons ATGATTTCGTGTAAAAATTTGTTCGTATTTCGGCAACTGCCGGCGCTGCGACGCTGCCAAGCCAACTACCTGCGCTCCACATTGGTGGCCACCGTCTGTTCCTCAACCTCTGCCTGTTTCACCCATCAGAGCTGGAAGAGTCCCGGCAGCACCGGATCACTACGACCAACCTCCACCCGCAATTTCCACACCACTCGTAGCCTGCTGGCCAAGGACTACTACCAGACGTTGGGCGtgccaaaaaatgcaaacGGCAAGGACATAAAGAAGGCGTATTACCAGCTGGCCAAGAAATACCATCCGGACACCAACAAAGAAGACCCCGACGCTGGCCGCAAGTTCCAGGAGGTCTCTGAGGCCTACGAGGTCCTTAGCGATGACCAGAAGCGCCGTGAGTATGACACGTATGGTCAAACGGCGGAGAACATGGGTCGGCAGGGCGGCGGATTCCCTGGTGGCGGATTCCCCGGTGGCGGCCCGGATGGATTCTCACAAAGCTGGCAGTTCCGGTCGAGCATCGATCCCGAGGAGCTATTCCGCAAGATCTTCGGCGAAGGAAACTTCCGCACCAACAGCTTTGACGACTTTGCGGATTCCAAATTTGGTTTCGGCCAGGCCCAGGAGATGGTGATGGATCTGAGCTTCGCACAAGCTGCACGCGGCGTCAACAAGGATGTGAACGTTAACGTAGTGGATCAGTGCCCCAAGTGCGCCGGCACCAAGTGTGAGCCCGGCACCAAGCCAGGTCGTTGTCAGTACTGCAACGGCACTGGATTCGAAACCGTTTCCACGGGACCCTTTGTAATGCGCTCCACCTGCCGCTATTGTCAAGGCACCCGCCAGCACATCAAGTATCCGTGCAGCGAGTGCGAGGGAAAAGGCCGGACTGTCCAGCGTCGTAAGGTTACGGTACCGGTGCCGGCCGGCATCGAAAACGGCCAAACGGTGCGGATGCAAGTGGGCAGCAAGGAGCTATTCGTCACCTTCCGCGTGGAGAAGAGCGACTACTTCCGGCGGGATGGCGCCGACGTACACACCGATGTGGCTATTTCTTTGGCCCAGGCTGTTCTGGGTGGAACGGTTCGAGTGCAAGGAGTCTACGAGGATCAGTGGATCAATGTGGATCCGGGCACCTCATCACATCACAAGATTATGCTGCGCGGCAAGGGTCTGAAGCGAGTGAATGCGCATGGTCATGGGGATCACTATGTGCACATTAAGATCACGGTGCCGGACAGCCGGAAACTAGACAAGGAACGGAAGGCCTTGATGGAGGCGTACGCTGAGCTGGAGGAGGATACGCCCGGACAAATCCATGGGATTGCACGGCGCACAGATGGCAGTAAGAAAGCAAC CGCAGGAGCGAGTGAAGCAGCATCAACTGCAGCCGGAGCCGCAGCCGGAGGAGCAGACACTAGAGCAGAAGGTGCAACACACACAGAAGGCAAagcccaacaacaacagtcaGAACAAGAGAAAGTCAAAGCGAAAGAAGGCGTCAGCGAATCCGGATCCGGACAAGGCGACAGCGGAGGCTTCCTAAGCAAAATCAAATCCATGTTCAACTGA
- the LOC108133121 gene encoding protein tumorous imaginal discs, mitochondrial isoform X2: MISCKNLFVFRQLPALRRCQANYLRSTLVATVCSSTSACFTHQSWKSPGSTGSLRPTSTRNFHTTRSLLAKDYYQTLGVPKNANGKDIKKAYYQLAKKYHPDTNKEDPDAGRKFQEVSEAYEVLSDDQKRREYDTYGQTAENMGRQGGGFPGGGFPGGGPDGFSQSWQFRSSIDPEELFRKIFGEGNFRTNSFDDFADSKFGFGQAQEMVMDLSFAQAARGVNKDVNVNVVDQCPKCAGTKCEPGTKPGRCQYCNGTGFETVSTGPFVMRSTCRYCQGTRQHIKYPCSECEGKGRTVQRRKVTVPVPAGIENGQTVRMQVGSKELFVTFRVEKSDYFRRDGADVHTDVAISLAQAVLGGTVRVQGVYEDQWINVDPGTSSHHKIMLRGKGLKRVNAHGHGDHYVHIKITVPDSRKLDKERKALMEAYAELEEDTPGQIHGIARRTDGRASEAASTAAGAAAGGADTRAEGATHTEGKAQQQQSEQEKVKAKEGVSESGSGQGDSGGFLSKIKSMFN, from the exons ATGATTTCGTGTAAAAATTTGTTCGTATTTCGGCAACTGCCGGCGCTGCGACGCTGCCAAGCCAACTACCTGCGCTCCACATTGGTGGCCACCGTCTGTTCCTCAACCTCTGCCTGTTTCACCCATCAGAGCTGGAAGAGTCCCGGCAGCACCGGATCACTACGACCAACCTCCACCCGCAATTTCCACACCACTCGTAGCCTGCTGGCCAAGGACTACTACCAGACGTTGGGCGtgccaaaaaatgcaaacGGCAAGGACATAAAGAAGGCGTATTACCAGCTGGCCAAGAAATACCATCCGGACACCAACAAAGAAGACCCCGACGCTGGCCGCAAGTTCCAGGAGGTCTCTGAGGCCTACGAGGTCCTTAGCGATGACCAGAAGCGCCGTGAGTATGACACGTATGGTCAAACGGCGGAGAACATGGGTCGGCAGGGCGGCGGATTCCCTGGTGGCGGATTCCCCGGTGGCGGCCCGGATGGATTCTCACAAAGCTGGCAGTTCCGGTCGAGCATCGATCCCGAGGAGCTATTCCGCAAGATCTTCGGCGAAGGAAACTTCCGCACCAACAGCTTTGACGACTTTGCGGATTCCAAATTTGGTTTCGGCCAGGCCCAGGAGATGGTGATGGATCTGAGCTTCGCACAAGCTGCACGCGGCGTCAACAAGGATGTGAACGTTAACGTAGTGGATCAGTGCCCCAAGTGCGCCGGCACCAAGTGTGAGCCCGGCACCAAGCCAGGTCGTTGTCAGTACTGCAACGGCACTGGATTCGAAACCGTTTCCACGGGACCCTTTGTAATGCGCTCCACCTGCCGCTATTGTCAAGGCACCCGCCAGCACATCAAGTATCCGTGCAGCGAGTGCGAGGGAAAAGGCCGGACTGTCCAGCGTCGTAAGGTTACGGTACCGGTGCCGGCCGGCATCGAAAACGGCCAAACGGTGCGGATGCAAGTGGGCAGCAAGGAGCTATTCGTCACCTTCCGCGTGGAGAAGAGCGACTACTTCCGGCGGGATGGCGCCGACGTACACACCGATGTGGCTATTTCTTTGGCCCAGGCTGTTCTGGGTGGAACGGTTCGAGTGCAAGGAGTCTACGAGGATCAGTGGATCAATGTGGATCCGGGCACCTCATCACATCACAAGATTATGCTGCGCGGCAAGGGTCTGAAGCGAGTGAATGCGCATGGTCATGGGGATCACTATGTGCACATTAAGATCACGGTGCCGGACAGCCGGAAACTAGACAAGGAACGGAAGGCCTTGATGGAGGCGTACGCTGAGCTGGAGGAGGATACGCCCGGACAAATCCATGGGATTGCACGGCGCACAGATGGCA GAGCGAGTGAAGCAGCATCAACTGCAGCCGGAGCCGCAGCCGGAGGAGCAGACACTAGAGCAGAAGGTGCAACACACACAGAAGGCAAagcccaacaacaacagtcaGAACAAGAGAAAGTCAAAGCGAAAGAAGGCGTCAGCGAATCCGGATCCGGACAAGGCGACAGCGGAGGCTTCCTAAGCAAAATCAAATCCATGTTCAACTGA
- the LOC108133121 gene encoding protein tumorous imaginal discs, mitochondrial isoform X3, whose translation MISCKNLFVFRQLPALRRCQANYLRSTLVATVCSSTSACFTHQSWKSPGSTGSLRPTSTRNFHTTRSLLAKDYYQTLGVPKNANGKDIKKAYYQLAKKYHPDTNKEDPDAGRKFQEVSEAYEVLSDDQKRREYDTYGQTAENMGRQGGGFPGGGFPGGGPDGFSQSWQFRSSIDPEELFRKIFGEGNFRTNSFDDFADSKFGFGQAQEMVMDLSFAQAARGVNKDVNVNVVDQCPKCAGTKCEPGTKPGRCQYCNGTGFETVSTGPFVMRSTCRYCQGTRQHIKYPCSECEGKGRTVQRRKVTVPVPAGIENGQTVRMQVGSKELFVTFRVEKSDYFRRDGADVHTDVAISLAQAVLGGTVRVQGVYEDQWINVDPGTSSHHKIMLRGKGLKRVNAHGHGDHYVHIKITVPDSRKLDKERKALMEAYAELEEDTPGQIHGIARRTDGTQERVKQHQLQPEPQPEEQTLEQKVQHTQKAKPNNNSQNKRKSKRKKASANPDPDKATAEAS comes from the exons ATGATTTCGTGTAAAAATTTGTTCGTATTTCGGCAACTGCCGGCGCTGCGACGCTGCCAAGCCAACTACCTGCGCTCCACATTGGTGGCCACCGTCTGTTCCTCAACCTCTGCCTGTTTCACCCATCAGAGCTGGAAGAGTCCCGGCAGCACCGGATCACTACGACCAACCTCCACCCGCAATTTCCACACCACTCGTAGCCTGCTGGCCAAGGACTACTACCAGACGTTGGGCGtgccaaaaaatgcaaacGGCAAGGACATAAAGAAGGCGTATTACCAGCTGGCCAAGAAATACCATCCGGACACCAACAAAGAAGACCCCGACGCTGGCCGCAAGTTCCAGGAGGTCTCTGAGGCCTACGAGGTCCTTAGCGATGACCAGAAGCGCCGTGAGTATGACACGTATGGTCAAACGGCGGAGAACATGGGTCGGCAGGGCGGCGGATTCCCTGGTGGCGGATTCCCCGGTGGCGGCCCGGATGGATTCTCACAAAGCTGGCAGTTCCGGTCGAGCATCGATCCCGAGGAGCTATTCCGCAAGATCTTCGGCGAAGGAAACTTCCGCACCAACAGCTTTGACGACTTTGCGGATTCCAAATTTGGTTTCGGCCAGGCCCAGGAGATGGTGATGGATCTGAGCTTCGCACAAGCTGCACGCGGCGTCAACAAGGATGTGAACGTTAACGTAGTGGATCAGTGCCCCAAGTGCGCCGGCACCAAGTGTGAGCCCGGCACCAAGCCAGGTCGTTGTCAGTACTGCAACGGCACTGGATTCGAAACCGTTTCCACGGGACCCTTTGTAATGCGCTCCACCTGCCGCTATTGTCAAGGCACCCGCCAGCACATCAAGTATCCGTGCAGCGAGTGCGAGGGAAAAGGCCGGACTGTCCAGCGTCGTAAGGTTACGGTACCGGTGCCGGCCGGCATCGAAAACGGCCAAACGGTGCGGATGCAAGTGGGCAGCAAGGAGCTATTCGTCACCTTCCGCGTGGAGAAGAGCGACTACTTCCGGCGGGATGGCGCCGACGTACACACCGATGTGGCTATTTCTTTGGCCCAGGCTGTTCTGGGTGGAACGGTTCGAGTGCAAGGAGTCTACGAGGATCAGTGGATCAATGTGGATCCGGGCACCTCATCACATCACAAGATTATGCTGCGCGGCAAGGGTCTGAAGCGAGTGAATGCGCATGGTCATGGGGATCACTATGTGCACATTAAGATCACGGTGCCGGACAGCCGGAAACTAGACAAGGAACGGAAGGCCTTGATGGAGGCGTACGCTGAGCTGGAGGAGGATACGCCCGGACAAATCCATGGGATTGCACGGCGCACAGATGGCA CGCAGGAGCGAGTGAAGCAGCATCAACTGCAGCCGGAGCCGCAGCCGGAGGAGCAGACACTAGAGCAGAAGGTGCAACACACACAGAAGGCAAagcccaacaacaacagtcaGAACAAGAGAAAGTCAAAGCGAAAGAAGGCGTCAGCGAATCCGGATCCGGACAAGGCGACAGCGGAGGCTTCCTAA
- the LOC108133121 gene encoding protein tumorous imaginal discs, mitochondrial isoform X4, translated as MISCKNLFVFRQLPALRRCQANYLRSTLVATVCSSTSACFTHQSWKSPGSTGSLRPTSTRNFHTTRSLLAKDYYQTLGVPKNANGKDIKKAYYQLAKKYHPDTNKEDPDAGRKFQEVSEAYEVLSDDQKRREYDTYGQTAENMGRQGGGFPGGGFPGGGPDGFSQSWQFRSSIDPEELFRKIFGEGNFRTNSFDDFADSKFGFGQAQEMVMDLSFAQAARGVNKDVNVNVVDQCPKCAGTKCEPGTKPGRCQYCNGTGFETVSTGPFVMRSTCRYCQGTRQHIKYPCSECEGKGRTVQRRKVTVPVPAGIENGQTVRMQVGSKELFVTFRVEKSDYFRRDGADVHTDVAISLAQAVLGGTVRVQGVYEDQWINVDPGTSSHHKIMLRGKGLKRVNAHGHGDHYVHIKITVPDSRKLDKERKALMEAYAELEEDTPGQIHGIARRTDGSKKATSE; from the exons ATGATTTCGTGTAAAAATTTGTTCGTATTTCGGCAACTGCCGGCGCTGCGACGCTGCCAAGCCAACTACCTGCGCTCCACATTGGTGGCCACCGTCTGTTCCTCAACCTCTGCCTGTTTCACCCATCAGAGCTGGAAGAGTCCCGGCAGCACCGGATCACTACGACCAACCTCCACCCGCAATTTCCACACCACTCGTAGCCTGCTGGCCAAGGACTACTACCAGACGTTGGGCGtgccaaaaaatgcaaacGGCAAGGACATAAAGAAGGCGTATTACCAGCTGGCCAAGAAATACCATCCGGACACCAACAAAGAAGACCCCGACGCTGGCCGCAAGTTCCAGGAGGTCTCTGAGGCCTACGAGGTCCTTAGCGATGACCAGAAGCGCCGTGAGTATGACACGTATGGTCAAACGGCGGAGAACATGGGTCGGCAGGGCGGCGGATTCCCTGGTGGCGGATTCCCCGGTGGCGGCCCGGATGGATTCTCACAAAGCTGGCAGTTCCGGTCGAGCATCGATCCCGAGGAGCTATTCCGCAAGATCTTCGGCGAAGGAAACTTCCGCACCAACAGCTTTGACGACTTTGCGGATTCCAAATTTGGTTTCGGCCAGGCCCAGGAGATGGTGATGGATCTGAGCTTCGCACAAGCTGCACGCGGCGTCAACAAGGATGTGAACGTTAACGTAGTGGATCAGTGCCCCAAGTGCGCCGGCACCAAGTGTGAGCCCGGCACCAAGCCAGGTCGTTGTCAGTACTGCAACGGCACTGGATTCGAAACCGTTTCCACGGGACCCTTTGTAATGCGCTCCACCTGCCGCTATTGTCAAGGCACCCGCCAGCACATCAAGTATCCGTGCAGCGAGTGCGAGGGAAAAGGCCGGACTGTCCAGCGTCGTAAGGTTACGGTACCGGTGCCGGCCGGCATCGAAAACGGCCAAACGGTGCGGATGCAAGTGGGCAGCAAGGAGCTATTCGTCACCTTCCGCGTGGAGAAGAGCGACTACTTCCGGCGGGATGGCGCCGACGTACACACCGATGTGGCTATTTCTTTGGCCCAGGCTGTTCTGGGTGGAACGGTTCGAGTGCAAGGAGTCTACGAGGATCAGTGGATCAATGTGGATCCGGGCACCTCATCACATCACAAGATTATGCTGCGCGGCAAGGGTCTGAAGCGAGTGAATGCGCATGGTCATGGGGATCACTATGTGCACATTAAGATCACGGTGCCGGACAGCCGGAAACTAGACAAGGAACGGAAGGCCTTGATGGAGGCGTACGCTGAGCTGGAGGAGGATACGCCCGGACAAATCCATGGGATTGCACGGCGCACAGATGGCAGTAAGAAAGCAAC GAGCGAGTGA